The following proteins come from a genomic window of Malus sylvestris chromosome 4, drMalSylv7.2, whole genome shotgun sequence:
- the LOC126617827 gene encoding TMV resistance protein N-like isoform X2 — MDIYASSSSSSSSAAAPAEDTKKRQTLIGATKRRHPFWVQKIWSLVKLVTCQRGSEKLHCKRLKEKAQKEIEKKEENITKRNRSGDDDDTDCEWSKARRREVVDIASSSSSAAAPVDADDTKKYDVFISFRGEDTRRGITSHLHAALLEKKITTYIDDKLKRGDEIAPALLEAIEESQLSVIIFSKDYASSTWCLDELVHILECKEKHGQMVIPVFYDINPSDVRKHHGSYAGAFAQLEKRFNDSIDKVHKWSNALKNAADISGFVSKNYGTDADLVKEVVKDIWTKLCRESSCDLKGYVGIECRIKKIESLLSIHSPDACITVGIWGMGGIGKTTLAETVFHRLSSKFEASCFLKNVREKSEQPDGLDCLQKKLLSEIFKEEDLSIGSTAVRIRLSRTKVLVVLDDVSSSMQMERLAGDRLRYGTGSRIIITSRDRSTLTATVEEDNIYEVEVLKPDDALQLFCSRAFKNNSTCITDYMELAEKAVHYARGVPLALTVLGSLFFNCKSNKEDWEDEFNRLKRFPSEDIQKVLRISYDRLEENEKEIFLDIACWHKGGPVDEVKRMLDVRGFVATAGIRRLIDMSLISIDSNWGRETIEMHDLLQEMGRTIVLKDPGKRSRLFNDEDVYCVLRSNTETPNVEAIRVHWSYIAKRPLKRADFKVMCNLRLLIVYGGHKLNASLDLPGSLRYLYCDWYPLESLPSNFCPENLVELHLPYSNVKKLWREDHILVNLQVIDLRHSINLTEVPNLSGSLKIVHINLNGCFSLVEIPGCFQHLDKLTHLHLQDCTSLKYIPEMPGNIQHLNLRGAGIKELPESVWSNKNISYLNIGRCEDLEKLPSNNCELKVSNVLGIESCTSLGEFSELPRDITKLSLIDFKRLVSLPTHICKLKYLEELNLSGCSKLENFPEILEPMEHLVSLRLKETAVKMLPSPIENLIRLQTLDLSGCKHLKDVPDGLVCSTSLQELNLSGTKVRSIPTSIKQASRLSKLFLVGCKQLQSLPELPVLCNVEAEGCTSLKTVSSTRTALTQGWVQHDCFCKRFINCPKLDNNARSNIMEEAQIRIMREATSAPSKGTPWPEIQVVCQGKEIPNWFSYQNEGSSVNIKLRPDWFQTGLFGFALSAVVSGVPEPQCSLIVRANFIVKFMGESHELFTSVFSIPQDSRQNDSRQNDYSYDQYHVLVWNEAFSSERVAEKCSPNVYKLVNEASVDFYPVALYPRPYYGFAFEYSGRIIDPAGSLPPSKPMKVESCGIHRLYAEDVEKFKFDHVFMSTEPKVEEDYSFAVEYSGGIIDPEGSLPPSKPMKVESCGIRPLYAEDVEKFKFDHVFMSTEPKVEEDYSFAVEYSGGIIDPEGSLPPSKPMKVESCGIRPLYAEDVEKFKFDHVFMSTEPKVEEETRQDDDSEGGRSRDEPEACGSSEESEGFEVIGTEYDSDFLIQQS; from the exons ATGGATATatatgcttcttcttcttcttcgtcgtcATCCGCTGCCGCTCCTGCTGAAGATACAAAAAA GCGGCAGACACTCATTGGGGCTACAAAGAGGCGACACCCATTTTGGGTGCAGAAGATTTGGTCTCTTGTCAAATTGGTAACTTGTCAGAG AGGTTCTGAAAAGCTTCATTGCAAAAGATTGAAAGAGAAAGCGCAGAAGGAAATagaaaagaaggaagagaacATAACAAAGAG GAATCGATCAGGTGACGATGATGATACTGATTGTGAGTGGAGCAAAGCAAGGAGACGAG AGGTTGTGGATATCgcgtcttcttcttcatccgcTGCTGCTCCTGTTGATGCTGATGATACAAAAAAGTACGATGTGTTTATTAGTTTCAGAGGCGAGGACACCCGCCGTGGTATTACCAGCCACCTTCACGCTGCCTTACTTGAGAAAAAAATCACAACCTATATTGATGACAAGCTTAAGAGAGGAGATGAAATCGCACCTGCCCTTCTCGAAGCAATCGAGGAATCACAGCTTTCGGTGATCATTTTCTCGAAGGACTATGCTTCTTCCACTTGGTGTTTGGATGAGCTTGTGCATATACTCGAATGCAAGGAAAAACATGGCCAGATGGTTATACCCGTATTCTACGACATCAATCCATCTGATGTACGAAAACATCACGGGAGTTATGCGGGTGCATTTGCTCAACTTGAAAAACGTTTCAATGACAGTATTGATAAGGTGCACAAGTGGAGCAATGCTTTGAAGAATGCAGCAGATATATCTGGGTTTGTTTCAAAAAATTATGG GACTGATGCCGACTTAGTTAAGGAAGTTGTAAAGGATATTTGGACCAAATTGTGTCGCGAATCATCCTGTGATTTAAAGGGCTATGTTGGAATTGAATGCCGCATCAAGAAGATCGAATCGCTATTAAGCATTCATTCACCGGACGCTTGCATCACTGTAGGTATTTGGGGCATGGGTGGTATTGGCAAGACCACCCTTGCTGAAACTGTATTTCACAGACTCTCTTCTAAATTCGAAGCTTCTTGTTTTCTTAAAAATGTCAGGGAGAAATCTGAACAACCAGATGGACTAGATTGCCTGCAAAAGAAACTTCTAAGCGAGATATTCAAGGAAGAAGATCTATCCATAGGATCAACTGCCGTTCGAATTAGGCTTAGCCGCACAAAGGTCCTCGttgttcttgatgatgtgaGTAGTTCAATGCAAATGGAACGTTTAGCTGGCGATCGTCTCCGGTATGGCACTGGAAGTAGAATCATTATAACAAGTAGAGATAGGAGCACACTTACGGCAACTGTTGAAGAGGATAATATCTACGAGGTTGAGGTATTAAAACCGGATGACGCTCTTCAGCTCTTCTGTTCGCGTGCTTTCAAGAATAACAGTACTTGTATAACAGATTATATGGAGTTGGCAGAAAAGGCTGTGCATTATGCCAGAGGCGTTCCTTTAGCTCTTACAGTTCTAGGGTCATTGTTCTTCAATTGTAAGAGCAACAAAGAAGACTGGGAAGATGAATTCAACAGACTAAAACGATTTCCCAGTGAAGATATCCAGAAAGTGTTAAGAATAAGTTATGATAGATTGGAAGAGAATGAGAAAGAGATATTTCTGGATATAGCTTGTTGGCATAAAGGGGGTCCTGTGGATGAGGTAAAACGAATGTTAGATGTTCGTGGATTTGTTGCGACAGCCGGAATTAGACGTCTCATTGATATGTCTCTCATATCAATTGATTCAAATTGGGGAAGGGAAACCATAGAGATGCACGATTTGCTACAAGAAATGGGAAGGACAATTGTTCTTAAAGATCCCGGTAAACGGAGTAGGTTGTTCAATGATGAGGATGTCTATTGTGTATTGAGGAGTAACACG GAAACTCCAAATGTTGAAGCCATACGGGTTCATTGGTCTTACATTGCAAAGCGACCATTGAAACGTGCAGACTTCAAAGTGATGTGTAACCTAAGATTGCTAATTGTGTATGGTGGCCACAAATTGAACGCTTCCCTAGACCTTCCCGGTTCTCTTCGTTATCTTTACTGTGATTGGTATCCACTGGAATCTTTGCCGTCAAATTTTTGTCCGGAAAATCTTGTTGAGCTACATTTGCCCTATAGCAATGTTAAGAAGCTTTGGAGAGAAGATCat ATACTTGTCAACTTACAAGTTATTGATCTGCGTCACTCCATAAATCTAACTGAAGTTCCAAATCTCTCTGGGAGTCTAAAAATTGTGCACATAAATCTAAATGGCTGTTTTAGTTTGGTTGAAATTCCTGGGTGTTTTCAACATCTTGACAAGCttactcatcttcatcttcaagactGCACCAGCCTCAAGTATATTCCAGAGATGCCAGGAAATATTCAACACTTAAATTTACGAGGCGCTGGTATAAAGGAGTTGCCTGAGTCAGTTTGGTCTAACAAAAATATTTCTTACTTAAATATAGGTCGTTGCGAAGACCTTGAGAAACTTCCAAGCAACAACTGTGAGCTGAAAGTCTCTAATGTTTTGGGTATTGAGAGCTGCACATCTCTTGGTGAGTTTTCTGAGCTTCCCAGGGATATAACTAAATTATCATTGATTGATTTCAAGAGACTTGTGAGTCTACCAACCCACATTTGTAAGTTGAAATATCTGGAGGAACTCAATCTATCTGGCTGCTCTAAACTTGAAAACTTCCCAGAGATCTTGGAGCCAATGGAACATTTGGTGTCTCTTCGTTTGAAAGAGACAGCTGTCAAAATGCTTCCTTCGCCTATTGAAAATCTAATTAGGCTTCAAACTTTAGACCTTAGTGGCTGCAAGCACCTTAAGGATGTCCCTGATGGTCTCGTTTGCTCAACCTCATTGCAAGAATTAAATCTGAGTGGAACCAAGGTTAGGAGCATACCTACAAGCATCAAACAAGCTTCTCGGTTGTCTAAACTCTTCTTAGTCGGCTGCAAGCAGCTTCAATCTTTACCAGAGCTCCCAGTGCTATGTAATGTTGAAGCTGAAGGCTGCACGTCACTGAAGACAGTGTCAAGTACAAGGACAGCACTCACACAAGGTTGGGTTCAACATGATTGCTTTTGCAAACGTTTTATTAATTGCCCAAAATTGGATAATAATGCAAGGAGCAACATAATGGAAGAAGCACAGATTAGAATTATGCGAGAGGCAACTAGTGCTCCATCAAAGGGCACTCCTTGGCCTGAGATTCAGGTTGTATGTCAGGGAAAAGAAATTCCAAATTGGTTCAGCTATCAAAATGAGGGATCTTCAGTAAACATCAAGCTTCGTCCAGATTGGTTTCAAACAGGTTTATTTGGTTTCGCTCTGTCTGCTGTTGTTTCTGGGGTTCCAGAGCCGCAATGTTCCTTGATTGTAAGAGCTAATTTCATTGTCAAATTCATGGGTGAAAGCCATGAACTGTTCACTTCTGTATTCTCTATCCCACAAGACAGCCGCCAGAACGATAGCCGCCAGAACGACTACAGTTACGACCAATATCACGTGCTTGTGTGGAATGAGGCCTTTAGTAGTGAAAGGGTAGCAGAAAAATGCTCCCCTAATGTTTACAAACTTGTCAATGAGGCCTCTGTTGACTTCTACCCTGTTGCCTTATACCCGCGGCCTTATTATGGCTTCGCATTCGAGTATTCCGGTAGGATAATTGATCCAGCGGGCAGCTTGCCACCTTCCAAACCCATGAAGGTGGAAAGCTGTGGTATACACCGGTTGTATGCCGAAGATGTTgagaaattcaaatttgatcatgTCTTCATGTCGACGGAACCAAAAGTAGAAGAAGATTATAGCTTCGCAGTCGAGTATTCCGGTGGGATAATTGATCCAGAGGGCAGCTTGCCACCTTCCAAACCCATGAAGGTGGAAAGCTGTGGTATACGCCCGTTGTATGCCGAAGATGTTgagaaattcaaatttgatcatgTCTTCATGTCGACGGAACCAAAAGTAGAAGAAGATTATAGCTTCGCAGTCGAGTATTCCGGTGGGATAATTGATCCAGAGGGCAGCTTGCCACCTTCCAAACCCATGAAGGTGGAAAGCTGTGGTATACGCCCGTTGTATGCCGAAGATGTTgagaaattcaaatttgatcatgTCTTCATGTCGACGGAACCAAaagtagaagaagaaacaaGACAAGATGACGATTCCGAAGGTGGTCGATCAAGAGATGAGCCTGAAGCATGTGGATCAAGTGAAGAGTCTGAAG GGTTCGAAGTCATTGGAACTGAATATGATTCGGACTTTTTAATCCAACAATCCTAA
- the LOC126617827 gene encoding TMV resistance protein N-like isoform X1, with amino-acid sequence MDIYASSSSSSSSAAAPAEDTKKRQTLIGATKRRHPFWVQKIWSLVKLVTCQRGSEKLHCKRLKEKAQKEIEKKEENITKRNRSGDDDDTDCEWSKARRREVVDIASSSSSAAAPVDADDTKKYDVFISFRGEDTRRGITSHLHAALLEKKITTYIDDKLKRGDEIAPALLEAIEESQLSVIIFSKDYASSTWCLDELVHILECKEKHGQMVIPVFYDINPSDVRKHHGSYAGAFAQLEKRFNDSIDKVHKWSNALKNAADISGFVSKNYGTDADLVKEVVKDIWTKLCRESSCDLKGYVGIECRIKKIESLLSIHSPDACITVGIWGMGGIGKTTLAETVFHRLSSKFEASCFLKNVREKSEQPDGLDCLQKKLLSEIFKEEDLSIGSTAVRIRLSRTKVLVVLDDVSSSMQMERLAGDRLRYGTGSRIIITSRDRSTLTATVEEDNIYEVEVLKPDDALQLFCSRAFKNNSTCITDYMELAEKAVHYARGVPLALTVLGSLFFNCKSNKEDWEDEFNRLKRFPSEDIQKVLRISYDRLEENEKEIFLDIACWHKGGPVDEVKRMLDVRGFVATAGIRRLIDMSLISIDSNWGRETIEMHDLLQEMGRTIVLKDPGKRSRLFNDEDVYCVLRSNTETPNVEAIRVHWSYIAKRPLKRADFKVMCNLRLLIVYGGHKLNASLDLPGSLRYLYCDWYPLESLPSNFCPENLVELHLPYSNVKKLWREDHILVNLQVIDLRHSINLTEVPNLSGSLKIVHINLNGCFSLVEIPGCFQHLDKLTHLHLQDCTSLKYIPEMPGNIQHLNLRGAGIKELPESVWSNKNISYLNIGRCEDLEKLPSNNCELKVSNVLGIESCTSLGEFSELPRDITKLSLIDFKRLVSLPTHICKLKYLEELNLSGCSKLENFPEILEPMEHLVSLRLKETAVKMLPSPIENLIRLQTLDLSGCKHLKDVPDGLVCSTSLQELNLSGTKVRSIPTSIKQASRLSKLFLVGCKQLQSLPELPVLCNVEAEGCTSLKTVSSTRTALTQGWVQHDCFCKRFINCPKLDNNARSNIMEEAQIRIMREATSAPSKGTPWPEIQVVCQGKEIPNWFSYQNEGSSVNIKLRPDWFQTGLFGFALSAVVSGVPEPQCSLIVRANFIVKFMGESHELFTSVFSIPQDSRQNDSRQNDYSYDQYHVLVWNEAFSSERVAEKCSPNVYKLVNEASVDFYPVALYPRPYYGFAFEYSGRIIDPAGSLPPSKPMKVESCGIHRLYAEDVEKFKFDHVFMSTEPKVEEDYSFAVEYSGGIIDPEGSLPPSKPMKVESCGIRPLYAEDVEKFKFDHVFMSTEPKVEEDYSFAVEYSGGIIDPEGSLPPSKPMKVESCGIRPLYAEDVEKFKFDHVFMSTEPKVEEETRQDDDSEGGRSRDEPEACGSSEESEANDIHEYGSYGEACGSSGV; translated from the exons ATGGATATatatgcttcttcttcttcttcgtcgtcATCCGCTGCCGCTCCTGCTGAAGATACAAAAAA GCGGCAGACACTCATTGGGGCTACAAAGAGGCGACACCCATTTTGGGTGCAGAAGATTTGGTCTCTTGTCAAATTGGTAACTTGTCAGAG AGGTTCTGAAAAGCTTCATTGCAAAAGATTGAAAGAGAAAGCGCAGAAGGAAATagaaaagaaggaagagaacATAACAAAGAG GAATCGATCAGGTGACGATGATGATACTGATTGTGAGTGGAGCAAAGCAAGGAGACGAG AGGTTGTGGATATCgcgtcttcttcttcatccgcTGCTGCTCCTGTTGATGCTGATGATACAAAAAAGTACGATGTGTTTATTAGTTTCAGAGGCGAGGACACCCGCCGTGGTATTACCAGCCACCTTCACGCTGCCTTACTTGAGAAAAAAATCACAACCTATATTGATGACAAGCTTAAGAGAGGAGATGAAATCGCACCTGCCCTTCTCGAAGCAATCGAGGAATCACAGCTTTCGGTGATCATTTTCTCGAAGGACTATGCTTCTTCCACTTGGTGTTTGGATGAGCTTGTGCATATACTCGAATGCAAGGAAAAACATGGCCAGATGGTTATACCCGTATTCTACGACATCAATCCATCTGATGTACGAAAACATCACGGGAGTTATGCGGGTGCATTTGCTCAACTTGAAAAACGTTTCAATGACAGTATTGATAAGGTGCACAAGTGGAGCAATGCTTTGAAGAATGCAGCAGATATATCTGGGTTTGTTTCAAAAAATTATGG GACTGATGCCGACTTAGTTAAGGAAGTTGTAAAGGATATTTGGACCAAATTGTGTCGCGAATCATCCTGTGATTTAAAGGGCTATGTTGGAATTGAATGCCGCATCAAGAAGATCGAATCGCTATTAAGCATTCATTCACCGGACGCTTGCATCACTGTAGGTATTTGGGGCATGGGTGGTATTGGCAAGACCACCCTTGCTGAAACTGTATTTCACAGACTCTCTTCTAAATTCGAAGCTTCTTGTTTTCTTAAAAATGTCAGGGAGAAATCTGAACAACCAGATGGACTAGATTGCCTGCAAAAGAAACTTCTAAGCGAGATATTCAAGGAAGAAGATCTATCCATAGGATCAACTGCCGTTCGAATTAGGCTTAGCCGCACAAAGGTCCTCGttgttcttgatgatgtgaGTAGTTCAATGCAAATGGAACGTTTAGCTGGCGATCGTCTCCGGTATGGCACTGGAAGTAGAATCATTATAACAAGTAGAGATAGGAGCACACTTACGGCAACTGTTGAAGAGGATAATATCTACGAGGTTGAGGTATTAAAACCGGATGACGCTCTTCAGCTCTTCTGTTCGCGTGCTTTCAAGAATAACAGTACTTGTATAACAGATTATATGGAGTTGGCAGAAAAGGCTGTGCATTATGCCAGAGGCGTTCCTTTAGCTCTTACAGTTCTAGGGTCATTGTTCTTCAATTGTAAGAGCAACAAAGAAGACTGGGAAGATGAATTCAACAGACTAAAACGATTTCCCAGTGAAGATATCCAGAAAGTGTTAAGAATAAGTTATGATAGATTGGAAGAGAATGAGAAAGAGATATTTCTGGATATAGCTTGTTGGCATAAAGGGGGTCCTGTGGATGAGGTAAAACGAATGTTAGATGTTCGTGGATTTGTTGCGACAGCCGGAATTAGACGTCTCATTGATATGTCTCTCATATCAATTGATTCAAATTGGGGAAGGGAAACCATAGAGATGCACGATTTGCTACAAGAAATGGGAAGGACAATTGTTCTTAAAGATCCCGGTAAACGGAGTAGGTTGTTCAATGATGAGGATGTCTATTGTGTATTGAGGAGTAACACG GAAACTCCAAATGTTGAAGCCATACGGGTTCATTGGTCTTACATTGCAAAGCGACCATTGAAACGTGCAGACTTCAAAGTGATGTGTAACCTAAGATTGCTAATTGTGTATGGTGGCCACAAATTGAACGCTTCCCTAGACCTTCCCGGTTCTCTTCGTTATCTTTACTGTGATTGGTATCCACTGGAATCTTTGCCGTCAAATTTTTGTCCGGAAAATCTTGTTGAGCTACATTTGCCCTATAGCAATGTTAAGAAGCTTTGGAGAGAAGATCat ATACTTGTCAACTTACAAGTTATTGATCTGCGTCACTCCATAAATCTAACTGAAGTTCCAAATCTCTCTGGGAGTCTAAAAATTGTGCACATAAATCTAAATGGCTGTTTTAGTTTGGTTGAAATTCCTGGGTGTTTTCAACATCTTGACAAGCttactcatcttcatcttcaagactGCACCAGCCTCAAGTATATTCCAGAGATGCCAGGAAATATTCAACACTTAAATTTACGAGGCGCTGGTATAAAGGAGTTGCCTGAGTCAGTTTGGTCTAACAAAAATATTTCTTACTTAAATATAGGTCGTTGCGAAGACCTTGAGAAACTTCCAAGCAACAACTGTGAGCTGAAAGTCTCTAATGTTTTGGGTATTGAGAGCTGCACATCTCTTGGTGAGTTTTCTGAGCTTCCCAGGGATATAACTAAATTATCATTGATTGATTTCAAGAGACTTGTGAGTCTACCAACCCACATTTGTAAGTTGAAATATCTGGAGGAACTCAATCTATCTGGCTGCTCTAAACTTGAAAACTTCCCAGAGATCTTGGAGCCAATGGAACATTTGGTGTCTCTTCGTTTGAAAGAGACAGCTGTCAAAATGCTTCCTTCGCCTATTGAAAATCTAATTAGGCTTCAAACTTTAGACCTTAGTGGCTGCAAGCACCTTAAGGATGTCCCTGATGGTCTCGTTTGCTCAACCTCATTGCAAGAATTAAATCTGAGTGGAACCAAGGTTAGGAGCATACCTACAAGCATCAAACAAGCTTCTCGGTTGTCTAAACTCTTCTTAGTCGGCTGCAAGCAGCTTCAATCTTTACCAGAGCTCCCAGTGCTATGTAATGTTGAAGCTGAAGGCTGCACGTCACTGAAGACAGTGTCAAGTACAAGGACAGCACTCACACAAGGTTGGGTTCAACATGATTGCTTTTGCAAACGTTTTATTAATTGCCCAAAATTGGATAATAATGCAAGGAGCAACATAATGGAAGAAGCACAGATTAGAATTATGCGAGAGGCAACTAGTGCTCCATCAAAGGGCACTCCTTGGCCTGAGATTCAGGTTGTATGTCAGGGAAAAGAAATTCCAAATTGGTTCAGCTATCAAAATGAGGGATCTTCAGTAAACATCAAGCTTCGTCCAGATTGGTTTCAAACAGGTTTATTTGGTTTCGCTCTGTCTGCTGTTGTTTCTGGGGTTCCAGAGCCGCAATGTTCCTTGATTGTAAGAGCTAATTTCATTGTCAAATTCATGGGTGAAAGCCATGAACTGTTCACTTCTGTATTCTCTATCCCACAAGACAGCCGCCAGAACGATAGCCGCCAGAACGACTACAGTTACGACCAATATCACGTGCTTGTGTGGAATGAGGCCTTTAGTAGTGAAAGGGTAGCAGAAAAATGCTCCCCTAATGTTTACAAACTTGTCAATGAGGCCTCTGTTGACTTCTACCCTGTTGCCTTATACCCGCGGCCTTATTATGGCTTCGCATTCGAGTATTCCGGTAGGATAATTGATCCAGCGGGCAGCTTGCCACCTTCCAAACCCATGAAGGTGGAAAGCTGTGGTATACACCGGTTGTATGCCGAAGATGTTgagaaattcaaatttgatcatgTCTTCATGTCGACGGAACCAAAAGTAGAAGAAGATTATAGCTTCGCAGTCGAGTATTCCGGTGGGATAATTGATCCAGAGGGCAGCTTGCCACCTTCCAAACCCATGAAGGTGGAAAGCTGTGGTATACGCCCGTTGTATGCCGAAGATGTTgagaaattcaaatttgatcatgTCTTCATGTCGACGGAACCAAAAGTAGAAGAAGATTATAGCTTCGCAGTCGAGTATTCCGGTGGGATAATTGATCCAGAGGGCAGCTTGCCACCTTCCAAACCCATGAAGGTGGAAAGCTGTGGTATACGCCCGTTGTATGCCGAAGATGTTgagaaattcaaatttgatcatgTCTTCATGTCGACGGAACCAAaagtagaagaagaaacaaGACAAGATGACGATTCCGAAGGTGGTCGATCAAGAGATGAGCCTGAAGCATGTGGATCAAGTGAAGAGTCTGAAGCAAATGATATTCATGAATATGGGTCCTATGGGGAAGCCTGTGGATCAAGTGGAGTCTGA